The Podospora bellae-mahoneyi strain CBS 112042 chromosome 7, whole genome shotgun sequence genomic sequence AAAACGCCCTCGCACGCCGCCATACCGAGTCGGCTTTGCTGGCAAAGTGAGTGAAAAGAAGAATCCGGAACGCGGCATGCGGCTCAAATATTTGACATCTGTGAGGTTCAAAAAAGGGAGAGACAGGAAACTCGGTGATGGTCCAATAGGGAGCAGGCCCCGGTCACGGCACGGACTTGATGCCGGAGGGTGTGCTTGGCACATAGGTACGGGGAGAGGCGGGTACAGACGCTTGTGTTTGTCACGGGGAAAAAAGGTTGAATCTGTCCTGCGTTGGGCGGTCAGTATTGTCGACTGGATCGACGGAAATGCTATACAAGGTGAAGAGAAAAGTTTGATGGGGGATGGAAAAACTAACATTCTGTGTTGGCATACATGgcattcttttcttcctttttttttcttccttttttcttttgtttttcttttgtttttcttttgtttttcttttgtttttctttttttcgaGATACCACTATATCaatcatttttttttcttgacaGCTGCACAAACAAAATGACGGGAGAACGATACCAGTGTCCGATTACGGAGAGGGAGCAGCGCGGTGATAGGAATATCTCGTATTTTGGAGTTAGGAGGAGAAGCGGTCAAGGAAAAAGACACCCCTGCTTAGATAGGTACTTACACCTTGGGGGTTTGACTCACCTTTCTTTGCCGGGCCCAATTCGCCAATTGGGAAAGAAAACGTCAAGTCTTGGGATTTAGAATTCAGGACATCTTTGACTGATTCGGTGACCGAAAGATGCAAAGTACCtatgtgatggtggtggttgttgatcaaAAGTGTTGGCTTACACACACAGGCCCTGCAAGTGAGATTGGCAGGCTGTGTAGGCGGCCACGTGAGTCTTTGCCTGACGACATTTAGGGCTGAAAGGGGAAACAGAGCAGAAATGCATTGTTTCTGCTTATGGGATATTTACTGTAGCGGCGATGAATGGTGCTAATGGAAGTTTGGCGCTTACtcaggggttggttggttggttgggtaaGCCAGTTTTTGGAGGGGATTCTTAACCCCGAAGGACTTGAGTCAGGACTTGAGTATGGAAATTGTGAAGGTTGGGATGGAATGCAAAAATTGGGAATAGCTTCAAAAGGTGATATCTGATATCTGGAGGAGGCACATGACCAGGTTTACAAGGCATGCCTTATCACGGGACTAGCCTGGTGTTTCACGggtccatctcccccatTCCGCCAAGGAAGACAGACAAGTCTCAGATAATGCAGGTGGTGAAAATGTGGAAAGATTTGATCGATCGATCACATCGACGATGGCCTGCTCCACTCACACCTCTTGAGGTGACTTTAGCTCTGCGTCTATACTCCATGGATGTGAATAGCTTCCAAGTGTAGGTATCCCACTACTATACTACTACCACGTCGTAGGCCCAAAACTCTCTCCCGCCCCAACCCTCATCTGCACCGCCGTCCCCTTATAATCCACCGTGCCCGTGACAACCTCGTTCCCCCACCACTTCGGCGGATCAATCTCATTCAGCGTAAACACAAAGAAGATCACCAGCGTTGCCAGCGCCAGCCCCAAGTCCAACCCACTAGACGTCAAGAAAttcaacctcgaccaccaaccaaaatgcttcttcttgatccaATACTGGAACACAAAACCTACAATCCCCCAGCTTAGATAGTTCAATGGCGTAGCCGGTGGGATCGAGCCCGCTCCTCCGAAGATAAGTGGTGCCATGAGGAAGCGTAACCATGACTTTGGGCGTCGTCGGGCGAGGAGATAAATCACCACTGGTGTGACGgcgccgaggatgaagaagaggaagagggaggagtagATTTGTCCGGGGGAGAAGATCCTGGCTGGGCCGATGAGACCCCAGATGAccgaggcggagaagaagactttTCCTCCGGGACAGCTGAAGTGTTCtggttgggtgggggtgCAGACACCGGGTATGTAGTTGAGGGCGTagttgagggtgaagacTTGGACgaagcaggagaaggtggtggctACGACTTGGGCCATGAACATGGTGCGGGGTGGGATCTTCATGTAGTGGCCGAATTTGAGGTCGGAGACGAAGGTGAGGGCTTGGGACATGGTGATGTAGCCAAAGGTTTTGAAGCTGTGTAGTATATTAGTGTCCAGTTTTTAGGAGCACGACAggaaataaaataaaaacctACATCATGAGACCCAATGGGCGTCCAGGCTGGATATACCCATAGACAAACTCCGTCAGAACATTCAGGCCAATCTGGTTGTTTGTCACAGCCTGGATGATACCGATTGGTAACGAGAAGACGAAGGAGATGAAGACCGCCAACAAGAACGCCCACCAAGTCATGTTCGTCGGCCATGCCAACACGGTCAAGAAGCCGAGTCCAAGCATCTGTTTTCCAGAAAGTCAGCACTTTCCACATATTCAAACCACACAAAGGTAAACATACCAGCCCAAACAGACTCATATACCACCACGTCGGCGCCTCCTTATACCTCCTCATCAGCTTCATATGGATATCCGCCTTCTCCGTCGTACTGCTCTTATACTGCCTCCAAATCGTCTTCCCATGGTGCAAGTACGTATACACAATCAAGCTCGTGATCGCCGCAAAAGACAACCCATACGACAGCGCAAACGTGGTGCTCAAAAACAGAGGCGAATAATTTTTAtacgcctcctcatccaacctatAGTCTGGCGACAGCACCCTCGAAACATCATACTGCTTCCCCGTGTTGTCATACGTATTCGAGTCGCTCATTGGCAAGTACCACGAGTACCACGCCCCGCTATAGTGCAGCGTCGCTGCCAGGAACACAAAGAACGTCAGCACACCGATCATGGTATTTGCTATCGCGTGCCTGTCCCCATTTCTCGTcagcaaccccctttttttccacaCCGACACAGAACAAGACCTACCAAGGCGGAATCAAAGGACTCCCGACAAACCCACTAATCTGCGTCCAGTCAAACGTAATGGGCAACAGACTCAGCCCAGTACTGTATCCAAACAACTGATTCACCACCGCATTCTCGGGCGCCGTCCAAGTAACAAACGCAAAGCTGCTCAGAAACTGCGCCAAAAACCCTGGCACAAAATAATACACGCATGCCACCGCCGTCACGACCGAAAACCACCTATACCTAGGCATACTCCCCCCTAcacccacccctttcccGCCATGCACcgtcccatctccctctccccctgtcgtttcctcttcctcgtacATGGCATTCAGAAGCGTAACACTAACCAAGTTCCCAGGCCAGATCATGCCGGCTGGATAGACCAAAAACCGTCTCATCATTCCCGCGATCCCATACCCCAGGCTCTGGGTTGAGATGGTCAAGAGGAGCTGCCACATCAGCCCAAAATCCTGCTTGTAAAACACCTTTTGAGCGAGAATAATATCAGTAGCGTAGGCAACACCAAAAGAAACACTCGCCATGACGACAATGATGGCGTGTTCTTTGATATTGAATCCGCCGGGGTTGAGACGGAGTTTCTGCTTGACAAACGGGATCTTGACATGATAGTCGGGGACAAATCTTGCCCAGCCGTGACCCAGCGGCCACGCAATGACCTGGGCGATGAGGGCACCCAACGAGATGGATGGTGAgcgaagagaaaagagggtGTTCATGCTTGCGCCGAGAAAGATGAGCGAGAGGCCAATGGTCCAGGCACGGATGGTGTTGCATGGTAGCGTTGGGTCATCGTATGGTGAGACAGCAGCGCGGACCTCGGGGTAGGGTGAGTtctcgacttcttcttcgtGGTCGGACGTCTCTAGTGGGTCTTGAGAGTTGAGCGAGTCGAGCTCCAAGGCGTCGGCTGCGTCCCCGTCATCGTGGGAAGGGCGTTTGTGAGAGCGGAcagatgatggtgggtgcCGGGGCAAAGGCCGGTGACGGTCTTCGTAATTGGCGGGCAGGTTGGGGTCTAGCAACAGCTCGTTCTCCGAGGTattgtcgtcatcatcgtaCTTGAAGGGGTTTGTGAGGTGGTCGCCGAAGAGCGCGGGGCGAGCTTTGTTGAGGGATTCCTTGAGGCGAGCTACCGGGCTccggggagaggatggttcTGGGGGTTCACGGCTCTGGGAAGGACCCGGTGTTGCTTTGGGGGTGATATCATGGTCCGAATCTGGTTCGTCTGCGAGGAGACGTTGTTCAGGGACAGCGACGGATGGTTCTGAAGAAGATTGATCGGCCATGGTGAGCTCTCGTCccggtggaggggcagggcGACAAGACGGGTACAAATTAGGTCATGACCGGTCAGTTGAGTGAGATGAGTGTTTTCGTCTGGTCAGATCTTTTCATAAGCTCATCACTTCTAAAGTCATCAATTGCAAGGCTGTGAGGTTTAATGAAACAAAGAGCAGACAGATATTGTCAACAGGGTCCGAATGAATCGAATTCAGGAAGGAGGCGTGTACTCGGCGTTGGCATAAGGTGAAACGTTCCCCGGGTTCGTGTAGCTCAGTATATATGCCAGATCAATCGAAAGAAAGTAAATAAACGCTTCGCTCTAAGCTTCAAAAAACAATTGAAAACAGCAGTATTTTGATGATATATAAGAGCCAAGGTGTAGTTTATTCAAGGCGCTTTCCGGCCAGGTGGCGCCCCGAACGGCCTTTGTCCCCACAATTCCCCCGTCGCAACAGCTTCGGACAGGGGCCCCTGGAGCTGAGCCGCTTAAGCTACCCGATAGCACTAACCTTAATCCAGTCTAGCTTTCCTGGGCGCCGACGTCCCATGAATTGTTTCTGCATTTGATCAATCATTTGTTGATCACACACTTTTTTCTACGAGAGACAGAGATGGACCGATCATGCGCCGTGTTGTAGTAACAGGCCTGGGTGCCATCACCCCTCTCGGCGCCGGTATCGAGTCAACATGGCGGCGTTTGCTGGCTTCCGAGTCGGGACTCGTCAGTCTCGCCCACCGTTCCCTTCAAGACCTCAAATGGAACGGGCTTCCAAGCACAGTGGCCGGCATTGTCCCAGTGCCGCCTGCTGACGGAAGCCACAGCAGGTTCAAGACAGATGAACTATGGCGGGCAGATGATTACTTCAAGGCTTCGGAGCAGAGGCGAATGTCGACTTTTGCGCAGTatgctgttgctgcgacAGACATGGCCCTCAAGGACGCGGGGTGGAAGCCAACAAGACAGGAAGAGCTTGATGCCACTGGTGTTTGTCTGGGAAGTGG encodes the following:
- a CDS encoding hypothetical protein (COG:T; EggNog:ENOG503NUA6); translation: MADQSSSEPSVAVPEQRLLADEPDSDHDITPKATPGPSQSREPPEPSSPRSPVARLKESLNKARPALFGDHLTNPFKYDDDDNTSENELLLDPNLPANYEDRHRPLPRHPPSSVRSHKRPSHDDGDAADALELDSLNSQDPLETSDHEEEVENSPYPEVRAAVSPYDDPTLPCNTIRAWTIGLSLIFLGASMNTLFSLRSPSISLGALIAQVIAWPLGHGWARFVPDYHVKIPFVKQKLRLNPGGFNIKEHAIIVVMASVSFGVAYATDIILAQKVFYKQDFGLMWQLLLTISTQSLGYGIAGMMRRFLVYPAGMIWPGNLVSVTLLNAMYEEEETTGGEGDGTVHGGKGVGVGGSMPRYRWFSVVTAVACVYYFVPGFLAQFLSSFAFVTWTAPENAVVNQLFGYSTGLSLLPITFDWTQISGFVGSPLIPPWHAIANTMIGVLTFFVFLAATLHYSGAWYSWYLPMSDSNTYDNTGKQYDVSRVLSPDYRLDEEAYKNYSPLFLSTTFALSYGLSFAAITSLIVYTYLHHGKTIWRQYKSSTTEKADIHMKLMRRYKEAPTWWYMSLFGLMLGLGFLTVLAWPTNMTWWAFLLAVFISFVFSLPIGIIQAVTNNQIGLNVLTEFVYGYIQPGRPLGLMIFKTFGYITMSQALTFVSDLKFGHYMKIPPRTMFMAQVVATTFSCFVQVFTLNYALNYIPGVCTPTQPEHFSCPGGKVFFSASVIWGLIGPARIFSPGQIYSSLFLFFILGAVTPVVIYLLARRRPKSWLRFLMAPLIFGGAGSIPPATPLNYLSWGIVGFVFQYWIKKKHFGWWSRLNFLTSSGLDLGLALATLVIFFVFTLNEIDPPKWWGNEVVTGTVDYKGTAVQMRVGAGESFGPTTW